In one window of Oncorhynchus gorbuscha isolate QuinsamMale2020 ecotype Even-year linkage group LG23, OgorEven_v1.0, whole genome shotgun sequence DNA:
- the atp1b4 gene encoding protein ATP1B4 produces MEPNCTAGGAEEEHHGNYSPNPSAEVAPGKHAVAEAFEEVQEELIEHQPLEQEDLNFEKWKPKPKPKRTLHEKAFDVKTYLWNAETREFMGRTGHSWFLIILFYTALYAFLAAMFGACMWCLMLSISPYHPTHNDRVMPPGMTMSPQLDGHYEIAFNASDRKSWKKYAKLMEEQLRSYNDALQEQRNIQCPQDAYFMQDDQEESAERKSCQFKRSWLGECSGLQDPHFGFSQGKPCILLRMNRILGYLPGQGTPVNVTCGVKKGVPESLGELQFFPKSIFNLMYYPFYGKLRHVNYTAPVVAVRFNGLQYDTHIVVKCKLNGKGIINDSPTDRFLGSVSFSFDVGA; encoded by the exons ATGGAGCCCAATTGTACTGCGGGAGGGGCTGAGGAAGAGCACCATGGAAACTACTCACCAAATCCA TCTGCCGAGGTGGCGCCTGGCAAGCACGCGGTGGCAGAGGCCTTTGAAGAGGTGCAGGAGGAGTTGATAGAACATCAACCTCTGGAGCAGGAAGACCTGAACTTCGAGAAGTGGAAGCCGAAGCCAAAACCCAAGAGGACGCTCCACGAGAAAGCGTTCGATGTGAAGACATATCTATGGAACGCTGAGACCAGAGAGTTCATGGGCCGCACTGGGCATAGCTGGT TTCTGATCATCCTCTTTTACACTGCACTGTATGCCTTCCTGGCGGCCATGTTTGGTGCCTGTATGTGGTGCCTCATGCTGTCCATCAGCCCCTACCACCCAACCCACAACGACAGGGTGATGCCACCAG GTATGACGATGTCCCCACAACTGGATGGGCACTATGAAATCGCCTTCAACGCCTCCGACCGCAAGTCTTGGAAGAAGTATGCAAAGCTAATGGAGGAACAGCTAAGAT CGTACAATGATGCCCTACAAGAGCAGAGGAACATCCAGTGTCCGCAAGATGCGTACTTCATGCAGGACGATCAGGAGGAGAGCGCAGAGAGGAAGTCGTGCCAGTTCAAGAGGTCTTGGCTGGGCGAGTGCTCAGGGCTCCAGGACCCCCACTTTGGCTTCTCCCAGGGGAAACCCTGCATTCTCCTCCGAATGAACCGG ATTCTTGGCTATTTACCTGGTCAAGGCACTCCAGTGAATGTGACCTGTGGAGTCAAG AAAGGAGTGCCAGAAAGCTTGGGAGAACTTCAGTTCTTCCCCAAGAGCATTTTCAACCTGATGTACTACCCGTTCTATGGGAAGCTGAGACAC GTGAACTACACAGCGCCGGTGGTGGCCGTGCGCTTCAATGGGCTGCAGTACGACACCCACATCGTTGTAAAATGCAAACTTAATGGCAAGGGCATCATCAATGATTCGCCTACCGATCGCTTCCTAGGCAGTGTGTCCTTCTCCTTTGATGTGGGCGCATAG